A genomic window from Methanobacterium sp. BRmetb2 includes:
- the cca gene encoding CCA tRNA nucleotidyltransferase: MSEKIDYHKILKEIKPDQKEYHEVNELAVKLISIIDEIAANNSINAKSALVGSVAKDTWLAGKADIDIFIEFPLRTDEAELKEKGLFLGHKCIESMGGEYELRYASHPYVTGLINGFEIDFVPCYSIKDAGELKSAVDRTILHTEYVKKNLKEEQKDEVILLKKFMESIATYGSEFKVGGFAGYLCELLIIYYGSFNIVLKAAADSWHQGYIIDLEKFNTGTGFTEPLIVIDPVDKNRNVAAALTTQKMAEFVVASRNFIKKPNPEFFSKKIIKYDADIVKNGFTKRGTKTLLLTFTPPSVPADAVYPQLKKTENSLRKIVEREDFHVYGSSNWTDQTELAIILLEMLVWELPTIKKHLGPFIWSKDHQKRFLDKYGSKAWINGEQWTVDIKREYNDVKSLLKAILTPEKINYLKLGKHVKKEILDNVEIVDVQNFISSPKCDDSSLKFLYEYLNKSENIWR; this comes from the coding sequence ATGTCTGAAAAAATTGACTATCACAAAATTTTGAAAGAAATAAAACCTGACCAAAAAGAATATCATGAAGTTAATGAGTTGGCAGTTAAACTAATTAGTATAATTGATGAAATAGCAGCCAATAACAGTATAAATGCCAAATCTGCACTTGTAGGATCTGTAGCCAAAGATACCTGGCTGGCTGGTAAAGCCGATATTGATATATTTATAGAATTTCCGTTAAGGACAGATGAAGCAGAACTCAAAGAGAAGGGTCTATTTTTAGGTCACAAATGTATCGAAAGTATGGGAGGGGAGTATGAACTTAGATATGCATCTCATCCTTATGTAACCGGGTTAATTAATGGATTTGAAATCGATTTTGTTCCTTGTTATTCTATAAAAGATGCTGGTGAACTTAAATCAGCTGTGGATAGGACCATTTTACATACTGAATACGTAAAAAAGAATTTAAAAGAAGAACAAAAAGACGAAGTTATTCTCCTCAAAAAGTTCATGGAATCGATAGCCACTTACGGCTCTGAATTTAAGGTTGGCGGATTTGCCGGGTACTTATGCGAACTTTTGATAATTTATTATGGTTCATTTAATATTGTATTAAAGGCAGCTGCAGATAGTTGGCATCAAGGATATATAATTGACCTTGAAAAATTTAATACTGGAACTGGTTTTACTGAACCCCTAATAGTTATTGACCCTGTGGATAAAAACAGAAATGTGGCTGCGGCATTAACCACTCAAAAAATGGCTGAGTTTGTTGTTGCTTCTAGAAATTTTATAAAAAAGCCTAACCCCGAATTTTTTTCAAAAAAAATTATAAAATACGATGCAGATATTGTAAAAAATGGATTTACGAAAAGAGGGACAAAAACCCTTCTTTTAACATTTACACCACCATCAGTCCCTGCAGATGCAGTTTATCCTCAACTTAAAAAAACTGAAAATTCTTTAAGAAAAATTGTAGAAAGAGAAGATTTCCATGTTTATGGTAGTAGTAACTGGACTGACCAGACAGAACTTGCAATAATATTACTGGAAATGTTAGTATGGGAACTGCCCACAATAAAAAAACATTTAGGACCTTTTATTTGGTCAAAAGATCATCAAAAAAGGTTCTTGGATAAATACGGATCTAAAGCATGGATAAATGGTGAACAGTGGACTGTGGATATTAAAAGAGAATATAATGATGTAAAGTCTCTATTAAAAGCTATCTTAACCCCCGAAAAAATTAACTACCTCAAATTAGGAAAACATGTAAAAAAAGAAATTTTAGATAACGTTGAGATCGTGGATGTTCAAAACTTCATAAGCTCCCCAAAATGTGATGATTCCTCACTAAAATTTTTATATGAATATCTAAACAAAAGCGAGAATATTTGGAGATAA
- a CDS encoding RNA 2',3'-cyclic phosphodiesterase, with translation MRTFLGIDLDENLVEKVVGLQKKLMETEAPLKLVEGENLHFTFKFFGEINQEKQDEIIKATENKVSEFEPFDLSIKGMGVFPNLRYIRVLWLGVENPELFSKMLQGFDEEFVKMGFKKERSYIPHLTIGRLKGAQNKEDLVTKIEELNEVEIGNMKVDRLILKKSELTPSGPIYTDLKEFELTK, from the coding sequence ATGAGAACATTTTTGGGGATAGATCTCGATGAAAATCTTGTTGAAAAAGTAGTTGGCTTGCAGAAAAAATTGATGGAAACAGAAGCTCCTTTAAAATTAGTGGAAGGAGAAAATCTTCACTTTACTTTCAAATTTTTCGGTGAGATTAATCAAGAAAAACAGGACGAAATAATAAAAGCAACAGAAAATAAAGTATCAGAATTTGAACCTTTCGATTTATCTATAAAGGGAATGGGAGTTTTTCCCAATTTAAGATATATTAGAGTTTTATGGTTAGGAGTCGAAAACCCGGAATTATTCTCTAAAATGTTGCAAGGATTTGACGAAGAATTTGTAAAAATGGGCTTTAAAAAGGAGAGAAGTTATATCCCTCACCTGACCATTGGAAGATTGAAAGGAGCCCAAAACAAGGAAGATTTAGTTACTAAAATTGAAGAGTTAAATGAAGTTGAAATTGGCAACATGAAGGTTGATAGATTAATCCTTAAAAAAAGCGAATTAACACCATCTGGCCCTATTTACACTGATTTAAAAGAGTTTGAACTAACTAAATGA
- a CDS encoding 3-dehydroquinate synthase II, translated as MKFAWIMAENADWDEKKSFITTALESGVDHVLDFAHVDNIKKLGNITIISDSDDSDIILVGKNGEGDGTLKIPDDLAESKDLAAITSFKRKNKTVAAYIEILSKKHEELASQLGRVADYLILVGKDWTVIPLENIIADLQKEDVKIIAAVSDYDEAKVALETLEHGTDGILLSPTEFSQIKKVAELIEKIESENFELKPATITKIAPVGTGDRVCVDTCSMMNIGEGMLIGSYSKGLFLVHSESLESEYVASRPFRVNAGPVHAYVMTPGNKTKYLSEIETGDEILTVDKEGNTRASIVGRVKIEKRPLMLIEAEYEGIKLRTLLQNAETIRLVAEDGSPISVAELEIGDKVMVYLEKSARHFGMAIEESIIEK; from the coding sequence ATGAAATTTGCGTGGATAATGGCTGAAAATGCAGACTGGGACGAGAAAAAATCTTTTATTACCACTGCATTAGAATCTGGCGTAGATCATGTGTTGGACTTTGCTCATGTAGATAATATTAAAAAGTTAGGCAATATCACAATTATATCAGATTCAGATGATTCCGATATTATTTTAGTAGGTAAAAATGGTGAAGGCGACGGTACATTAAAGATTCCAGATGATTTAGCAGAATCAAAGGATTTAGCTGCTATTACTAGTTTTAAAAGAAAAAATAAGACTGTTGCTGCATACATTGAAATATTAAGTAAAAAACATGAAGAACTTGCCTCACAGTTGGGCCGTGTTGCAGACTACTTAATACTGGTAGGTAAAGACTGGACTGTAATTCCACTAGAAAATATAATTGCAGATCTTCAAAAAGAAGATGTTAAAATAATAGCTGCCGTTTCAGATTATGATGAAGCTAAAGTAGCCTTAGAAACATTGGAACATGGCACTGATGGGATCCTTTTAAGTCCAACTGAATTTTCCCAGATAAAAAAGGTTGCTGAATTAATTGAAAAGATTGAATCAGAAAATTTTGAATTAAAACCAGCCACCATAACCAAAATAGCCCCGGTTGGAACTGGAGATAGGGTATGTGTTGATACTTGTTCTATGATGAACATTGGGGAAGGTATGTTAATTGGTTCTTACTCTAAAGGATTATTTTTAGTACACAGTGAATCATTGGAAAGTGAATATGTTGCTTCCAGGCCCTTCAGGGTTAATGCAGGCCCTGTACATGCATATGTAATGACACCAGGAAATAAAACCAAATATCTCTCTGAGATTGAAACTGGTGATGAGATTTTAACAGTTGACAAAGAGGGTAACACCCGTGCTTCAATTGTAGGACGAGTTAAAATTGAAAAAAGACCCTTAATGCTGATTGAAGCCGAATATGAAGGCATAAAACTTAGAACATTACTGCAGAATGCAGAAACTATAAGGTTAGTTGCTGAAGATGGATCTCCCATATCTGTAGCTGAGTTGGAAATAGGTGATAAAGTGATGGTTTATCTTGAAAAAAGTGCCAGACACTTTGGTATGGCGATAGAAGAGAGTATAATAGAGAAATAA
- a CDS encoding fructose-bisphosphate aldolase (catalyzes the reversible formation of fructose 1,6-bisphosphate from glycerone phosphate and D-glyceraldehyde 3-phosphate), translating into MIGKKIRIERIIDRKTGRSVIVPMDHGVSIGPVKGIIKMAQTIDEVASGGANAVLMHKGMVGSGHRGYGRDIGLIIHLSASTALGPDPNNKVLVTSVEKAIKLGADAVSVHVNVGSEREPEMLIKLGTISEICDDWGMPLIAMMYPRGKNIENEHDPEVVKLASRAGAELGADIIKTNYTGDPDSFKEVIEGCPVPLVIAGGPKVETDEELLQMVKNSVDVGGAGVAIGRNIFQAKSPQKTTRAISEIVHNNLEVEEALKILQS; encoded by the coding sequence ATGATAGGTAAAAAGATCAGGATCGAAAGAATAATCGACAGGAAAACCGGGCGCAGCGTAATAGTACCTATGGATCACGGTGTTTCCATTGGACCGGTGAAGGGAATAATTAAAATGGCACAGACCATTGACGAAGTTGCAAGTGGTGGTGCTAACGCAGTTTTGATGCATAAAGGAATGGTTGGAAGTGGTCATAGAGGTTATGGAAGAGATATTGGTCTTATTATCCATTTATCAGCTAGTACGGCTCTAGGTCCAGATCCTAATAACAAAGTACTGGTAACATCTGTTGAGAAAGCAATAAAATTAGGTGCGGATGCAGTTTCAGTTCATGTAAATGTAGGATCTGAAAGAGAACCAGAAATGCTAATAAAACTAGGGACCATATCTGAAATCTGTGATGATTGGGGAATGCCCCTTATTGCAATGATGTATCCCCGAGGAAAGAATATAGAAAACGAACATGACCCTGAAGTTGTGAAACTTGCCTCTCGCGCGGGTGCAGAGTTAGGTGCTGATATTATTAAAACTAATTATACCGGTGATCCAGACTCATTCAAAGAAGTAATAGAGGGATGTCCTGTTCCTCTGGTTATTGCTGGCGGCCCTAAGGTCGAAACTGATGAAGAACTTCTTCAAATGGTTAAAAACTCGGTTGACGTTGGTGGAGCAGGTGTTGCCATAGGTAGAAATATTTTCCAGGCAAAATCCCCTCAAAAAACTACCCGGGCTATATCTGAGATAGTTCACAATAATTTAGAAGTGGAAGAAGCTCTTAAAATTTTGCAAAGTTAA
- a CDS encoding SAM-dependent methyltransferase: MIKLVYDIKDYQDLLRDTLKKKDSVVELGCHVGNSTKIIAGLVSEGQVIALDNSPESVNKMAIIMEEHPHVEFIRADVRLHKTLELVFKKIGKCDVLSIDLGGGYHPDTTFKVFFIWASTLKPRNTIIRNRGLIDFVNSSITVEDIKSSNGWLESSGDDGIPPRLKELKIWSSKL, encoded by the coding sequence ATGATTAAACTTGTATACGACATTAAAGATTACCAGGATCTGTTAAGAGATACCCTTAAAAAAAAAGACTCAGTGGTGGAATTAGGATGTCATGTAGGTAATTCCACAAAGATAATAGCAGGTTTAGTCAGCGAAGGCCAGGTGATTGCATTGGATAACAGTCCTGAATCGGTTAATAAAATGGCAATCATTATGGAAGAACATCCCCATGTGGAATTTATCCGAGCTGATGTTAGACTTCATAAAACTCTTGAACTGGTTTTTAAAAAAATTGGAAAATGTGATGTTTTATCAATTGATTTAGGTGGTGGTTATCATCCCGACACTACCTTTAAGGTATTCTTCATATGGGCATCTACTTTAAAGCCCAGAAATACAATAATTAGGAATCGGGGCTTAATAGATTTTGTAAATTCGTCAATAACAGTTGAAGATATTAAATCAAGTAATGGTTGGTTAGAATCCTCAGGAGATGATGGAATTCCGCCTAGACTAAAAGAACTGAAAATATGGTCATCTAAATTATAA
- a CDS encoding GHMP kinase encodes METKIFVPGHITGFFEIINNNDPLKKGSKGAGVVLDKGVTTHLKVGKGEDKVSVKINGKKNEDNACVTKKTVDLIKNRFKLDDLVLEIEHEIEVPIGAGFGTSASGALGTSLSLIKALNLPLSCFQAASIAHVAEVEMMSGLGDVIAEIMGGIVIRTREGAPGIGRTDRIISDELYVITKTLGKLDTASIIDHPTLKEKISNAGKIMIQKIIENPCPEKFMDLSYKFALETSLISDEVLEIVDIMREETLGSSMAMLGNTAFALSKYPESSVENVLTAKIDFKGVRFV; translated from the coding sequence ATGGAAACTAAAATTTTTGTTCCAGGCCATATAACCGGTTTTTTTGAAATTATAAATAATAATGACCCTTTAAAAAAAGGATCCAAAGGAGCAGGAGTAGTATTAGACAAAGGAGTAACAACCCATCTAAAAGTAGGTAAAGGTGAAGATAAAGTTAGTGTAAAAATAAATGGAAAAAAGAATGAAGATAATGCTTGTGTAACTAAAAAAACAGTGGACTTAATTAAAAATAGGTTCAAATTAGATGATCTAGTTTTAGAGATAGAACATGAAATAGAAGTTCCAATTGGAGCCGGGTTTGGAACATCTGCTTCAGGAGCTTTAGGAACATCTCTTTCACTTATTAAAGCATTGAATTTACCATTATCATGTTTTCAGGCAGCCAGTATTGCACATGTGGCCGAAGTAGAGATGATGAGTGGTTTAGGTGATGTAATAGCTGAAATTATGGGAGGCATAGTAATAAGAACAAGAGAGGGAGCTCCTGGAATAGGAAGAACAGATAGAATAATCTCTGATGAACTTTATGTTATTACCAAAACCTTGGGTAAGCTGGATACAGCCAGTATAATTGACCATCCCACACTAAAAGAGAAAATTAGTAATGCTGGTAAAATAATGATTCAAAAAATTATTGAAAATCCCTGTCCTGAAAAATTCATGGATTTGTCCTATAAATTTGCTCTAGAAACGTCATTAATAAGTGATGAAGTGCTGGAAATAGTGGATATAATGCGAGAGGAAACACTCGGGTCTTCAATGGCTATGCTGGGAAATACTGCATTTGCACTATCAAAGTATCCAGAAAGCAGTGTAGAAAATGTATTAACTGCTAAAATTGATTTTAAAGGCGTTAGATTCGTGTAA
- a CDS encoding PHP domain-containing protein, with translation MKKRIDLHTHSLFSDGELLPSEIARRAHVLNHQAVAITDHVDASNIDCVERIINAVYDIQDNWDIVVVPGVEITHTPTQVICKLANRARKLGAEIIIVHGETLAEPVIEGTNLNAVNCPEVDILAHPGLITIEEAEIACDNDIALELSARRGHCLANGYVADVAMEVGANLVLDTDTHSPSDLISYETAHKIALGAGLKGKDIEKVLEENPQQILKRKNLL, from the coding sequence ATTAAAAAAAGGATAGATCTTCACACACATAGTCTATTTAGTGATGGCGAGCTTTTACCCTCTGAAATAGCTCGAAGAGCTCACGTTTTAAATCACCAGGCCGTAGCAATAACTGATCATGTAGATGCATCAAATATAGATTGTGTAGAACGTATAATTAATGCTGTTTATGATATTCAGGACAACTGGGACATTGTTGTTGTACCTGGAGTAGAAATTACACACACACCGACACAAGTAATTTGCAAACTCGCCAACCGTGCCCGGAAATTAGGGGCAGAAATTATTATTGTACATGGAGAAACTTTAGCCGAGCCAGTCATAGAAGGAACAAATCTTAATGCAGTTAATTGCCCGGAAGTTGATATTTTAGCACATCCTGGCCTAATAACAATTGAAGAAGCAGAAATTGCTTGTGACAATGATATTGCACTTGAGTTAAGTGCTAGAAGAGGACACTGTTTAGCCAATGGTTACGTGGCTGATGTGGCTATGGAAGTGGGTGCTAATCTGGTGCTTGATACTGATACTCATTCTCCCAGTGATTTAATATCATATGAAACTGCTCATAAAATTGCCCTAGGGGCGGGTTTAAAGGGAAAAGATATAGAAAAAGTTTTAGAAGAAAATCCACAACAAATTTTAAAAAGGAAAAATCTTCTATAA